The Lolium perenne isolate Kyuss_39 chromosome 6, Kyuss_2.0, whole genome shotgun sequence genome segment AGTAAATCGTGACACCTTAATTAATGTTAAGGGCACAAAATGAATCATGTAGTCATCAATATTTTTCTTAGTGAAGAAAATATATTGAATGATATATCAACACAAAATAGAAATTCATTTTTGTGATATAAATTAGAAAGAGTACAACAGTTTAATATAAATACTTTTTTCAGTGTTCACCCTTTACCTAGTTGGCATCACATCAACTACCATAGATTGGCCCAAAATTGAGATTTTAGGGCCTACTTCCTTTGTGGGGTGCACAATTTTTTGTAACCAGTCTAAAAAGTTCTGTCTATGAGGGAATAGGTTGGCCCAAAATTGAGATTTTAGTGCTTGGTTCTCTAttagaataaatttggatccatgTTTATGGGCTGAGTTTGCAAAGAAGGTTTTTCGATTTGGTTACGAGAGTATTTTCGACAACAATGCCCATAGGCACAACATGTCAGCGTGAAACTTTGTATTAGATAAGCTTGCTAAAAATAGTGCTATTGTTAAATAATTCCATTATCTTGAGTTTGATCCttataaaaaaaatagaagaagcaTATTTTAGTCTTTTAAATCAGGAGCATGAGTAAACTTCCACAATTCATACTCTAATGGTGAACACAATTCTTGAAAATTCGATCTTCTTAAAcgaaaaatctaaatatctttgtTTTAAGGATGAAAAACATAGATATATTGACGATAGGTGAACCTGATAGGGGTAAGCTTGTACCTAATGGGTACCAATCAACTAACTCATCCAATTGACATGCTTCTAGTGTAACTAGTTGGAATCCTATAGGGCTCATCGTTCTGAGATTGTAAGTCCATGAAACTAGTCTTCTCAGAAGTCTGCTTGAATGATGCTCTCGCGGAAGAAATGTTCCCCCTTCGAGGATTCAATTTTTCCACATGGTTTGCATTATTAACTCGAGAGAACTCGATGTTTTAGTCTTTCATCAAATATGAAAACAATTCCTGTAAAATAAGAGAGAGCTGAAAATAACTGCTCATAGTTTGGCAAGCGACGAGTACGGTTCATTCAAACATTTGAACCTTTTGCAACTAGCATGAGAAGTTGAGATGCAACCTAGCGTCTACTGAACACCCCTaatagacacacacacacacacacacacgacgATCGACcatgtttttctttttttagccCCGCCTCTATTATCAGTTATCACTCCTCGCCAAGCTTGCTTCTCGATAAAAGGATTGGCTGGAAATATTAGCGTGTACTCCCTCCATTACTAgatataaggtgtatagttttTTAAGAAAAGACTCCAAAACATAAGGTATATTGCGTGGAACAACCTGTATGGACATTTTTTTAGAGATTGGCTTGTGTTTCCTTATCTTTTAAAAAATCCTCCATTTTATCCTGTCAATTGTCCAAGATCAATATCCCGCCAAAACCTTGTGCAGTTTTATCTTCATGTGCGTTTATTAATTTTAATGCCAAAAATTATACACCTTATATCTAGAAACGGAGGAAGTATTTTACTGGCATACACAATGTATACGCACGGAACAGGTAGCAATATCATCTCTTTAGGATGAACAAGTCATACGTGCGGCTATTTGCATTAAGATACCAGAAATTAAGAATTACCAACTTAACGTATCAGGCACAAGGAGAGGTCTGCCTGGGCAAAACTCCGTGGAGAACGGTGGAACAGCGACGTTGATTCACATTACCTCCAAGACACGCATTCCTTAAATCCCTTCAATTCTAGTAAGGCCAGGCTGTGGTAGTACTACTCTATAAGCAGACCGTGCATGCAGTTAGCAACATCTCATCCCAGTGCATATAACCAAGAGCTTTCTAGCTAGCAACAATGGCCGTTCCTCGGAGCTCCTTGATCATCGCCGGCATCCTGGCGATCTTCCTGTTCTCCTCAGCAAATGGCGGCAGCATCGCTATCTACTGGGGTCAGAACGGCAACGAGGGCACCCTCGCCGAGACCTGCGCGACCGGCAACTACGCCTTCGTCAACATCGCCTTCCTCTGCAGCTTTGGCTCCGGCCAGTCTCCCCAGCTCAACCTCGCCGGCCACTGCGACCCCTACTCCAACGCGTGCACCAACCTTACCGCCGACATCCACTCCTGCCAGTCCAAGGGCGTCAAGGTCATGCTCTCCATCGGCGGAGGCGCCGGGGGGTACACGCTCAACTCCAAACAGGACGCCGCCGACCTCGCCCAGTACATCTGGAACAGCTACCTCGGCGGGTCAGGGAAGAGGCCCCTCGGCGACGCTGTTCTCGACGGCGTCGACTTCGACATCGAGAGTGGTAACCCGGACTACTACGGCGCCCTCGCGGCGCACCTGAAGTCTTACAGCGGCCAAGGGGGAAAGAAGGTGTACCTGTCAGCGGCGCCGCAGTGCCCATTCCCGGATGCGTCCGTCGGCAAGGCCCTGGAGACCGGCCTGTTCGACTACGTCTGGGTTCAGTTCTACAACAACCCGCCTTGCCAGTACACGCCGGGGAGCACCGCCAACCTGCTCAACTCCTGGAAGCAGTGGACATCGGCGATCAATGCTACATACATCTTCCTCGGCTTGCCGGCCGCACCAGATGCGGCGGGGAGCGGGTTCATACCGACGGGGAGCCTCGAGTCGCAGGTGCTCCCGGCTTTGAAGGGGTCCACAAAGTACGGCGGAGTGATGCTCTGGTCCAAGTTCTACGATGACCAGGATGGTTACAGCTCGGCCATCAAAAACCACGTCTGATTCTGCCCACCGCGTGAGTATATATGAATGAGTTGTGATTTGTACATACATTTTGGTCTAGCTACAGTTTGACACATGCTACCGAGTATAATTTATCTGTACATATGTAAGTTCTATCGAATAAAACAGAAGGCCCTTTGAAATAACTCAACTTCTAGTGTGCTCTGCAGAGCCATTTCATTTCTTCTTGACATAGTTCGGATCCTTTAACACCGGATCACAAGATTGAATGAAAACATGTAGATCTCTCACATGGTTGACCAGTAAAATAATAGCCAAATTTAATAGTAGGTTATAAGTTATTGGCATGTTATCTGTAGTTAGCTCCATAACCAACATGTACGAGTGTACTCCACTCGTCCGCTGCCTCCAAACCTAGCATCGCCTCCACCTTCGCCGTCTCCATTGATCGGTCCCCCCTcccccctcctcctccggctGGCCTTGCCAGCGTCAGAATTGGTGTAGAACCCAATCTATGTGTGAACTTTTTAATATAAGTAGTATTTTCTAGAAATTTGGTAGTCATCTTCTGGTAACTTAATGATTCTGGTATTTTTTCGGTTAAATCAATAAACCTTGACTTGATGCAGGGACATACAATCTTTCTACGGAAATATTTGTGGAAGTTAAATTTTTTATTAAGAAATCAAAATATTGATGTGGTTCCTCAACAGCAATGTGTTACTTACCAAGGATAACATGATTAAAAGAAATTGAAAAGGATGTCAAAAGTGTTGTTTCTGTAACGAATCAGAAACTGTACATCACCTTTTTATCGATTGTCCATTCGCTAAGATTATCTGGCGTATGATTTATCTAACATATAACTTGCCTCCTCCGGCTAatattaccaatatgtttggaaattggctTAATGGGATTAATAAACATGATAAAGCGCGAATACGGATTGGAATCTCTGATGTATTGGTCTATCTGGATAACTACAAATGACATTATTTTTAGCAGACAAACgggaactaattttttgcaggtgaTCCGACGAGCAACATACTGGAGTCAGCAATGCGCACTTCTTCTATCGGAAGATCAGCGGGAGAATATGGTTACTGTGTGCAACCGTCTGCTAACGGTTACTCAGGACTTCtatttccaggctactgggtggcggcACACTAGTAGATTACAAGATGCTTAAGATGATACTATTTTTCCTTTTTAGATGgttgatacatgtctcaaccttatctgatccgTGATGTAAAACTACTGTACTACTGAATTTTGCAATAATTATAAAGTTGCAATAATTATAAAGGTCGTATGCATCATTTCGATGCAGAGGaaacgatgcagaggctgggcttTGTGGAGTCTAAAATTGTACCAAAATGCGAGTATTTTGGTGGCGGGTTATGCAAGGCATTGTGCTGGACTTCACAACCCTCACCCGAGGGCATGCCAAATATAATAGCACATGCCCGGTATGTAAAACTGTTTCAGAAACTCTTCTTCATGTACTGGCAGAATGTTCCCATGCAAACCTATTTTGGACAGCAGCAAGAgacattctgaacatcaagttaCTTCGCTTGCACCCATACATGGGATGCGGATATTCTGGCCGAGGATTGGTGGTCACAAGATGATTGAGCAAAGGTGATCACGGTGATGTGGTCCATGTGGTCTTCTAGAAATAGATGGGCACACAGAGATCAGGGTTATGACTTATGACTTGAAGGAGCCAATTGAGTTAGCATACAATACTCTGATTGGAAGGAAATTGAGTGGCCTAGCTCATAATATCATCAGACTGAATGGCCTTAAGTAAGCAACTTTCAGTAACTGGAAGTGGTGGTGTCGCCAGAGGAAGTGTTGGAGCCTTCAAGGGGCGCATGGTGCAAAGTCTATCCTCGCATCGATGACCCTCTTATCTCTGAAGCTCTGGCGATGTCTCATGATGTTctttttgaccaagattgaaac includes the following:
- the LOC127309290 gene encoding acidic endochitinase-like is translated as MAVPRSSLIIAGILAIFLFSSANGGSIAIYWGQNGNEGTLAETCATGNYAFVNIAFLCSFGSGQSPQLNLAGHCDPYSNACTNLTADIHSCQSKGVKVMLSIGGGAGGYTLNSKQDAADLAQYIWNSYLGGSGKRPLGDAVLDGVDFDIESGNPDYYGALAAHLKSYSGQGGKKVYLSAAPQCPFPDASVGKALETGLFDYVWVQFYNNPPCQYTPGSTANLLNSWKQWTSAINATYIFLGLPAAPDAAGSGFIPTGSLESQVLPALKGSTKYGGVMLWSKFYDDQDGYSSAIKNHV